From the genome of Apus apus isolate bApuApu2 chromosome 19, bApuApu2.pri.cur, whole genome shotgun sequence, one region includes:
- the ZBTB26 gene encoding zinc finger and BTB domain-containing protein 26 isoform X2 produces the protein MSERSDILHFKFDNYGDSMLQKMNELREENRFCDVVVHIDDIEVHGHKIVFAAGSPFLRDQFLLNDSRDVKISILQSSEVGRQLLLSCYSGVLEFPEMELVNYLTAASFLQMSHIVERCTQALCKFIKPKQPLESKECEQQSDSSEPKEHQGDNDSLQQDSPCIQPSEDSMDMEDSDIQIIKVESIGEVTEVRNKKDQNQFISSEQTALHSSEPQHFLINSTVENRASEIEQNHVHSYALSYAGSDNIILASKDMLGTNNRGTEKGLQWHHQCPKCTRVFRHLENYANHLKMHKLFMCLLCGKTFTQKGNLHRHMRVHAGIKPFQCKICGKTFSQKCSLQDHLNLHSGDKPHKCNYCDMVFAHKPVLRKHLKQLHGKNSFDNANERNVQDITVDFDTFTCSTATDSKVCQQAEAGQVLDAGKLPQAVLSLRNDSTCVN, from the coding sequence ATGTCAGAAAGGTCAGATATTCTTCACTTCAAGTTTGACAATTATGGGGATTCGATGTTACAGAAGATGAACGAactgagggaagaaaacaggttttgtgATGTCGTGGTCCATATAGATGACATTGAAGTTCATGGGCATAAAATTGTCTTTGCTGCTGGCTCTCCTTTTCTAAGAGATCAGTTCTTACTGAACGACTCCAGAGACGTAAAAATCTCTATCCTGCAGAGTTCAGAGGTGGGGAGGCAGCTGCTTTTGTCCTGCTACAGCGGCGTTCTGGAGTTTCCTGAGATGGAACTGGTAAACTACTTGACTGCTGCAAGCTTCCTGCAGATGAGCCACATCGTGGAGCGATGCACACAGGCCCTCTGCAAGTTCATCAAACCGAAGCAGCCGCTGGAGAGCAAGGAGTGTGAGCAGCAAAGTGACTCCTCCGAGCCAAAGGAACACCAAGGAGACAACGACTCTCTGCAGCAAGATTCACCTTGTATTCAGCCTTCAGAGGACAGTATGGACATGGAGGACAGTGACATTCAGATCATCAAGGTGGAGTCCATCGGGGAGGTAACAGAAGTTAGAAATAAGAAGGATCAGAACcagtttatttcttctgaaCAAACTGCACTGCATTCCTCAGAGCCTCAACACTTTCTTATTAACTCCACTGTTGAAAACAGAGCAAGTGAAATTGAACAAAACCATGTCCACAGCTATGCCCTTTCCTATGCTGGCAGTGATAACATCATTCTGGCCTCTAAAGATATGTTGGGGACAAACAACCGAGGTACAGAAAAAGGCCTTCAGTGGCATCATCAGTGTCCAAAGTGCACAAGAGTATTTCGGCATCTGGAAAACTATGCTAATCACTTAAAGATGCATAAACTATTTATGTGTCTTCTCTGTGGCAAGACATTCACTCAGAAAGGCAATCTCCATCGGCACATGAGAGTGCACGCAGGCATCAAGCCGTTCCAATGTAAGATCTGTGGGAAAACATTCTCTCAGAAGTGTTCCTTACAGGACCACCTCAACCTGCACAGTGGGGACAAGCCCCATAAGTGTAACTACTGTGACATGGTTTTTGCGCATAAACCCGTTCTGAGGAAACATCTTAAGCAGCTACATGGTAAAAATAGCTTTGACAATGCCAATGAAAGAAACGTTCAAGACATAACGGTGGACTTTGATACATTCACGTGTAGCACTGCCACAGACAGTAAGGTCTGTCAGCAGGCTGAGGCAGGCCAGGTACTGGATGCAGGAAAGCTGCCCCAGGCTGTGCTCAGTTTAAGAAATGATAGCACCTGCGTCAACTGA